One Synechococcus sp. JA-2-3B'a(2-13) genomic window carries:
- a CDS encoding FkbM family methyltransferase, with amino-acid sequence MVAFYREQGAKDWREFLWGFFDLSPSSLANEPAFPSEPEAITLSALEQALAAGQLSLAYQLYTPLVRTGILSQEKVLDLLLSLASRLENSPTQDPQQRLQACLKLREMAFELDPSRRDNTQVLLMRTLQAQDELAVGFYGQALAEQLASLGEEQTLDITQEPLLTQLLTRLWDDGYLDLFFEVATALQARLLEDQKSGFAALLAQLAHAVDPEQANRYKGLWIIEDLIGDFFQKAACALFQNSTSDGYSILGEALITAAESSQVQENFTLRLSLLSESLEKLIHAAQPERINLVIQKIIDLILSREADLGSLRINDENLLESLTIAKVILFRVCFCWSYLTDDRSLIRRYQQIGGRIFNDCLSLMASQRDFLWSEYWQRNQQDYCRSGRAERKLRVGFLGNCFQRHSVGFLSEATLRNLSRDLLDVVYYYYYQGWKNEDMASHDNMYQKFRSHENLHFRFFPGETNPPQVAAQAREDRIDIMVFMDSLTSHDASIVAALRAAPIQIGWLGGDAVGLPEFDYFFADPYILPEDAQADYHEKIIRLPSYCAVEYLDITPADEVNFKNKLRIGPQDIVFLTAASAYKRTPECIDAHLQILKAVPKGILIVKGSGEIATVIRRYQERAKELDVLDRVRFLAKTGTVEEHRGQLALVDLVLDTFPYTGATHTMEALYMGVPVLTLVGRHYYGRMSYSLLKNVGLEDCITWSVEEFIQRGIQLGNDPEWINRIKRQIKDSRRWSVIWDPREHARSMEAAFFHILEGKSHETYTFHPNDLYSTPDEWNQAGIQLIRSLSADASVSTHQSAWEEALSLWRRGLARDPYHVPCWLNRIHALLVLGDRSRAFEDAYALLEFLCTEAQSMQPSQLTDVPIWVESEGSADPGAYTKYSYLYYLAKWMAAHVGVVYSPEAMRFWNLAYSINPDDRQAALAVAIELLSQKKIEGLIPVNHILGLDPTHQQASLVKQIAMWEVVPQVKTASSPAQPDLYFDYENCKLFLEPSFSSIVTRVLLAQGEWFEDEISFCKHFLRQGMNVIDVGANVGVYTFLAAHRVGPTGSVIAIEPTASCLQCMRKTISASSLEDVVFLIEAAAGDHEGTVQLQEERASVFNSIGDSKQRPEQVSNDGKVVNLITLNSVWRSRGEPQIDLIKIDAEGAEEQVVSGGLELLAAGHPIVIFENEHVSKVTGTATAKILEPLGYEFYTYNRFLNKLTMVRPQQYPVSALNIIAIHPLDLEKVADMISV; translated from the coding sequence GGGTTTCTTTGACCTCTCTCCATCTTCATTGGCCAATGAGCCAGCCTTCCCCTCTGAGCCAGAGGCAATTACCCTATCGGCGCTGGAGCAGGCTTTGGCTGCTGGCCAGCTGAGCCTTGCTTACCAGCTCTACACGCCTCTGGTGAGAACAGGGATCCTGTCCCAGGAGAAAGTCTTGGATTTGTTACTATCCCTCGCAAGTCGTCTAGAAAATAGCCCCACGCAGGATCCACAGCAGCGTCTTCAGGCTTGTCTAAAGCTGCGGGAGATGGCCTTTGAGCTGGATCCAAGCCGGCGGGACAACACCCAAGTTTTGCTGATGCGGACCCTGCAAGCTCAGGATGAGCTGGCAGTTGGCTTTTATGGGCAGGCTTTGGCGGAGCAATTGGCCAGTTTGGGAGAAGAGCAGACCCTAGACATCACCCAGGAGCCCCTCCTGACTCAACTTCTCACTCGGCTATGGGATGACGGCTACCTGGATTTGTTTTTTGAGGTGGCCACAGCTTTACAAGCTCGTCTTTTGGAGGACCAGAAATCCGGATTTGCTGCTTTGCTAGCCCAGCTGGCTCATGCTGTGGATCCCGAGCAAGCCAATCGCTACAAAGGGCTATGGATCATAGAGGACTTGATCGGCGATTTCTTTCAAAAAGCAGCTTGCGCTCTTTTTCAAAACTCTACTAGCGATGGCTATTCCATTTTAGGAGAAGCTCTCATCACGGCGGCCGAGAGCTCACAGGTGCAAGAGAACTTTACTCTTCGTCTATCCCTTCTATCAGAATCGCTGGAAAAGTTGATCCATGCTGCCCAGCCAGAACGGATAAACCTTGTTATCCAGAAAATTATAGACTTAATTTTATCGAGGGAAGCCGACTTAGGATCACTAAGAATTAACGATGAAAATCTACTCGAGAGTCTAACGATTGCTAAAGTCATTCTGTTTCGAGTTTGCTTTTGCTGGAGCTATCTAACTGATGATCGCTCTCTGATTCGTCGTTACCAGCAGATTGGTGGTAGAATCTTTAACGATTGCCTAAGCTTAATGGCTTCTCAGCGAGACTTCCTCTGGTCAGAGTATTGGCAGAGAAACCAGCAAGATTACTGCAGATCCGGTAGAGCTGAGCGCAAGTTGCGAGTAGGCTTTCTGGGTAACTGCTTTCAGCGACATTCGGTTGGCTTTCTCAGTGAGGCTACTCTCAGGAACCTATCTCGCGATCTTCTGGACGTTGTCTACTACTACTACTACCAGGGGTGGAAAAATGAAGATATGGCCAGTCATGACAATATGTATCAAAAGTTTCGCTCTCACGAAAATCTCCATTTTCGCTTTTTTCCAGGAGAAACCAATCCGCCTCAAGTAGCTGCTCAAGCGCGTGAGGATCGCATCGATATCATGGTTTTTATGGACTCCCTTACCAGTCACGATGCCAGCATCGTAGCAGCTTTGCGGGCCGCTCCTATCCAAATTGGTTGGCTTGGCGGAGATGCTGTCGGTTTGCCAGAATTTGATTACTTTTTCGCCGATCCCTATATCCTTCCTGAAGATGCACAGGCCGATTACCATGAAAAAATTATCCGCTTGCCTAGCTACTGTGCTGTTGAGTATCTGGACATTACTCCTGCAGATGAGGTGAATTTCAAAAACAAGCTGAGAATAGGCCCGCAAGATATTGTTTTCCTAACTGCGGCCAGTGCTTACAAGCGTACCCCCGAATGTATTGATGCCCATCTGCAAATCCTGAAAGCTGTTCCCAAGGGGATCTTGATCGTCAAAGGCTCGGGGGAAATTGCCACGGTTATCAGGCGCTATCAGGAAAGAGCCAAAGAATTAGATGTTTTGGATCGCGTCCGATTTCTAGCCAAAACCGGCACTGTAGAAGAGCATCGCGGCCAACTGGCTTTGGTGGATCTGGTCTTAGATACCTTTCCCTACACAGGCGCAACCCACACTATGGAAGCCCTCTACATGGGCGTGCCAGTTCTCACCTTGGTAGGTCGCCATTACTATGGTCGAATGAGCTATAGCTTGCTGAAAAATGTAGGCCTTGAAGATTGCATCACTTGGTCGGTGGAAGAGTTTATCCAACGCGGGATCCAACTGGGCAATGATCCGGAGTGGATTAATCGGATCAAAAGGCAAATCAAGGATTCTCGCCGTTGGTCGGTGATTTGGGATCCAAGAGAACATGCTCGCAGCATGGAAGCTGCCTTCTTCCATATTCTAGAAGGTAAATCCCACGAAACTTATACGTTTCACCCCAACGACTTGTACTCAACTCCAGATGAATGGAATCAAGCTGGGATCCAGCTCATTCGATCCCTAAGTGCTGATGCTTCGGTTTCAACGCACCAATCCGCTTGGGAAGAAGCGCTGTCTTTGTGGCGAAGGGGCTTGGCAAGGGATCCCTATCATGTTCCGTGTTGGCTAAACCGAATCCATGCCCTATTGGTATTGGGCGATCGCTCTCGCGCTTTTGAAGATGCCTACGCTCTCCTAGAATTTCTATGCACGGAAGCACAAAGTATGCAACCTTCTCAGTTGACAGATGTTCCTATCTGGGTTGAAAGCGAAGGTTCTGCGGATCCGGGTGCTTATACAAAATACAGTTACCTATACTATCTAGCCAAGTGGATGGCTGCTCACGTTGGGGTCGTGTACAGCCCAGAAGCCATGCGATTTTGGAACCTAGCTTATTCGATAAACCCAGATGATAGACAAGCAGCTCTGGCGGTAGCGATTGAGCTTCTCTCGCAGAAAAAGATAGAAGGGCTAATACCAGTCAACCACATACTTGGCCTTGACCCAACCCATCAACAAGCAAGTCTGGTCAAGCAAATTGCAATGTGGGAGGTTGTACCTCAAGTGAAAACAGCTTCTTCCCCTGCGCAGCCCGATCTTTACTTTGACTACGAAAATTGCAAGTTATTCCTCGAACCTTCGTTTTCAAGTATCGTCACCCGCGTCTTACTTGCTCAAGGAGAATGGTTTGAGGATGAGATTAGCTTCTGCAAGCACTTTTTAAGACAAGGGATGAATGTAATCGACGTAGGGGCAAATGTTGGGGTATACACTTTCCTTGCTGCACATCGGGTAGGCCCTACGGGTAGTGTAATCGCAATTGAGCCCACGGCTTCTTGTCTTCAGTGTATGCGAAAGACAATAAGTGCCAGCTCCCTAGAGGATGTTGTCTTCCTCATAGAAGCCGCCGCTGGGGATCATGAAGGCACTGTTCAGTTACAAGAGGAAAGAGCTAGTGTATTCAACTCTATCGGCGATTCAAAGCAAAGGCCGGAACAAGTATCGAATGATGGAAAGGTTGTAAATCTCATTACTCTGAACTCTGTCTGGCGCTCGAGAGGTGAACCCCAGATTGATCTCATCAAGATTGATGCAGAAGGTGCAGAAGAGCAGGTTGTCTCCGGTGGGCTAGAATTACTTGCCGCCGGCCACCCTATCGTTATTTTCGAGAACGAACATGTCTCCAAGGTTACCGGAACTGCTACAGCTAAAATACTGGAGCCTTTAGGCTATGAGTTTTATACGTACAATCGTTTCCTGAATAAGCTAACTATGGTCAGACCTCAGCAATACCCAGTTTCTGCTCTAAACATCATTGCAATTCATCCCTTGGATCTGGAAAAAGTTGCAGACATGATATCGGTTTAG